The Daucus carota subsp. sativus chromosome 2, DH1 v3.0, whole genome shotgun sequence genome includes a window with the following:
- the LOC108210182 gene encoding glyoxylase I 4, whose product MGKEYVSGEIEEIISWSSKPEVPLLALNHVSYVCKSLPTSVKFYQDVLGFVLVKRPSSFDFEGAWLFNHGIGIHLLEVKDAVTKQGQKINPKDNHISFQCTNMDLIIQKLGAMGIEYATALVTEGGVEVDQLFFHDPDGYMIEICNCQNLPILPLSGLSSCPVPNSTTLSNNKALPSPCGKVSSKREVEAMMMEHLVVGMMDIF is encoded by the exons ATGGGAAAAGAATATGTTAGCGGAGAAATAGAAGAGATCATAAGCTGGTCATCAAAGCCAGAAGTGCCACTTTTGGCTCTGAACCATGTTTCATATGTTTGCAAATCTCTCCCCACATCGGTTAAATTTTACCAAGATGTACTGGGATTTGTGCTCGTAAAACGCCCTTCGTCGTTTGACTTTGAAGGCGCATG GTTGTTCAATCATGGGATTGGCATACATTTGCTAGAAGTGAAAGATGCTGTGACAAAACAAGGCCAGAAGATAAATCCCAAAGATAACCATATTTCCTTCCAGTGCACCAACATGGACCTGATTATACAGAAACTGGGGGCAATGGGGATTGAATACGCGACAGCGCTGGTGACAGAAGGCGGCGTGGAGGTGGATCAGCTCTTCTTCCATGACCCGGATGGTTACATGATTGAAATTTGCAATTGCCAGAACCTTCCTATCCTCCCCCTCTCAGGCCTTTCGTCGTGCCCTGTCCCAAACTCGACGACTCTTAGCAACAACAAGGCATTGCCTTCCCCTTGTG GGAAAGTGAGTTCAAAGAGGGAAGTTGAAGCCATGATGATGGAACATTTGGTTGTGGGAATGATGGACATATTTTAA